The Phoenix dactylifera cultivar Barhee BC4 chromosome 9, palm_55x_up_171113_PBpolish2nd_filt_p, whole genome shotgun sequence genome window below encodes:
- the LOC120111955 gene encoding uncharacterized protein LOC120111955 — protein sequence MGPERYGRVRGYGVGVTPTQLSAVSRYTQDARQGSSTAEVCSLKAEMAQIKQSYETRIEEMSQSHRTDMEELKQSQELKIQSLQDQLDHISSFLQRFAPPAWRQGLCFVIASLSQDHYRLAFMDDF from the exons atgggcccagaacgttatggtcgagtgaggggttatggtgttggagttacccccactcagttgtctgcagtgagccgatatacccaagatgctaGACAAGgtagtagcactgcagaggtttgtagtctgaaggcagagatggcacagataaagcagtcatatgagacaaggatagaggagatgagtCAGAGTCATAGGACCGATATGGaggagttgaagcagagccaagagttgaagatacaatctttgcaagatcagcttgaccatatttcatcctttttgcagagatttgctcctccg GCATGGAGGCAGGGCTTATGCTTTGTGATTGCCAGCTTGTCCCAGGATCACTACAGATTGGCATTTATGGACGACTTT TGA